A single Prevotella sp. E15-22 DNA region contains:
- the pflA gene encoding pyruvate formate-lyase-activating protein: MSSTGYIHSTESFGSVDGPGIRFLIFMQGCRMRCRYCHNPDTWKLGSAQCGTTATVSELLDKAERYRSYWGPDGGITVSGGEALLQIDFLIELFEEAHRRGINTCLDTAAQPFSREEPFFGKFERLMQSTDLVLLDIKHIDSEKHRWLTGHGNENILDCARYLSDINKPVWIRHVLVPGITTDEDQLTQLRKTLDTLNNVQKVEVLPYHTLGTFKWEQLGVNYSLKDVAPPTAEQIARAKEILKSL; this comes from the coding sequence ATGAGTAGTACAGGCTATATACACTCTACCGAATCCTTTGGCTCTGTTGATGGGCCAGGGATTCGGTTTCTGATTTTCATGCAGGGTTGCCGCATGCGTTGTCGCTACTGCCATAACCCTGATACATGGAAACTCGGTTCGGCTCAATGTGGTACAACAGCTACCGTCAGCGAGTTGCTGGACAAAGCCGAGCGCTACCGCAGCTACTGGGGGCCCGATGGCGGCATTACCGTAAGTGGTGGCGAGGCGCTGCTGCAGATTGATTTCCTGATAGAGCTGTTTGAGGAGGCACATCGACGTGGCATCAACACCTGTCTTGATACCGCTGCCCAGCCCTTTTCTCGCGAGGAGCCTTTCTTTGGTAAGTTTGAACGTCTGATGCAGAGTACCGACCTGGTGCTGCTCGACATCAAACATATCGACAGCGAGAAGCATCGCTGGTTGACAGGTCACGGCAACGAGAACATTCTTGACTGTGCCCGCTATCTGTCGGACATCAACAAACCTGTATGGATTCGTCACGTATTGGTGCCTGGCATCACTACCGATGAAGACCAACTCACTCAGTTGCGAAAGACCCTCGATACACTAAATAATGTACAAAAGGTAGAGGTTCTACCCTATCACACCTTGGGTACTTTCAAATGGGAACAACTAGGCGTAAATTATTCGCTAAAAGACGTTGCTCCGCCAACCGCTGAGCAAATAGCACGCGCAAAAGAGATTCTTAAGTCCCTTTAA
- a CDS encoding carboxylesterase/lipase family protein, whose translation MMKKLFVLLMPLLALTGCTSDEEAACPVLNVEGGQIQGVQCETAGVFAYKGIPYAAPPIGDLRWKEPQPVVAWDSVRQCDKFGHPGYQSVHYPGGYTTEWGYGDEAPYSEDCLYLNVYTKAPGQVDKKLPVALWIHGGGYREGWGSEPEFDGQEWASKDVVLVTINYRLGIFGFMTYRELSDESPNHVSGNYGILDQIQSLKWVKANIAQFGGDPENVTIFGQSAGAGSVRTLCESPLARGLFQKAIIMSGGGINVPAKDGEEAKSATPMNKFFSYNPTLQESEAETKMVMDWAGLTNLEQLRHASTELLYTIPQLYNMVNKTDVFVMQRPIIDGYVSKKSFDEATRDGSIADVPYMIGYTQNDLGAMGPGIAEFCKVRQQQGNVAWAYEFARPLPDDGQHPEVTNRLKGAFHSSDLWFVFKSLKHCWRPWTQGDWDLSEKMLTAWTNFAKYGDPNGNGKDGMGWTPCTTESPQFMLFKLNEKDAEHSEMGEPIVP comes from the coding sequence ATGATGAAAAAACTATTTGTATTATTAATGCCGCTATTGGCATTAACGGGCTGCACCTCCGACGAGGAGGCTGCATGCCCTGTGTTAAATGTGGAAGGAGGCCAGATACAGGGCGTCCAATGTGAAACCGCTGGCGTATTTGCGTATAAGGGTATTCCTTATGCAGCACCACCTATTGGCGACCTGCGCTGGAAAGAGCCTCAACCAGTGGTGGCATGGGACAGTGTGCGCCAATGTGATAAGTTTGGTCACCCTGGCTATCAGTCTGTTCACTATCCTGGCGGATATACCACTGAATGGGGCTATGGTGACGAGGCTCCTTATAGTGAGGACTGCTTGTATTTGAATGTCTATACGAAGGCTCCAGGACAGGTGGATAAGAAGTTGCCCGTGGCCTTATGGATTCATGGCGGAGGTTATCGAGAGGGCTGGGGCTCTGAACCAGAGTTCGATGGCCAGGAGTGGGCATCTAAGGATGTTGTATTGGTCACTATTAACTATCGTCTGGGTATCTTTGGCTTTATGACCTATCGAGAGTTGTCGGATGAGAGTCCTAATCACGTCAGTGGAAACTATGGCATCCTCGACCAAATCCAGTCGCTGAAATGGGTGAAAGCAAATATCGCACAATTTGGTGGCGATCCTGAGAATGTCACCATCTTCGGCCAGAGTGCCGGTGCCGGTAGCGTGCGTACCCTGTGCGAGTCGCCATTAGCTCGTGGACTGTTCCAGAAAGCCATTATCATGAGTGGTGGCGGTATCAATGTGCCTGCCAAGGATGGTGAGGAGGCAAAGTCGGCTACACCGATGAACAAGTTCTTCTCTTATAATCCCACGTTGCAGGAGAGTGAGGCGGAGACAAAGATGGTGATGGACTGGGCTGGGCTGACTAATCTTGAGCAACTGCGTCACGCCTCAACGGAGTTGCTCTACACCATCCCTCAATTATATAATATGGTGAACAAAACGGATGTGTTCGTGATGCAGCGTCCTATTATTGATGGCTATGTTTCGAAGAAAAGTTTCGATGAGGCTACACGCGATGGGTCTATTGCCGATGTGCCATATATGATTGGCTATACACAGAATGATTTGGGCGCAATGGGTCCTGGCATTGCTGAGTTCTGTAAGGTCCGCCAACAGCAGGGAAACGTGGCATGGGCCTACGAGTTTGCACGTCCGTTGCCTGATGATGGCCAACATCCTGAGGTGACCAATCGTTTGAAGGGTGCTTTCCATTCTTCCGACTTGTGGTTTGTTTTTAAATCTCTCAAGCACTGCTGGCGTCCTTGGACACAAGGAGATTGGGACTTGTCTGAGAAGATGTTGACGGCATGGACTAACTTTGCTAAATATGGAGATCCGAATGGAAATGGAAAGGATGGTATGGGCTGGACTCCCTGTACAACGGAGTCTCCTCAGTTTATGCTTTTTAAGTTAAACGAAAAAGATGCGGAGCACTCTGAAATGGGTGAACCGATTGTCCCATAA
- a CDS encoding glycosyl hydrolase family 8, giving the protein MMMLALSSSIWSLTPWKKGAFETKKYRNVFVEMGYDEKAVNIRLQQVFADVFYGPNRVYFEVNDSMAYISDIKNHDVRTEGMSYGMMIAVQMDKKDIFDKLWRWGKKYMQHQDGIREGYFAWSCKIDGTQNSAGAASDGELYYITALIFASNRWGNDTGINYKAEAQRILNCTMPREYTPEPRPNFGGFGGAQRPQQPQGPQKMFLVDPETKLITFTPDGFGQRYTDPSYHIPAFYEVWAKWADDGRSDYWNECAAKSREFLHKAIHPETGLNPDMCNYDGSLMEGWGGRRNSSNNFRYDSWRVPMNIAMDYEWSCADGEWQRQYGERIQNFFYSQGVDKFVDQYRVDGSLPEENEILQAGGFRKLRHSIGLVATTAAASVMCSHDKSKEFVDAFWKAEHKPFEDGYFDAYYDGLLRLFAYMHLSGNYRVIFPQK; this is encoded by the coding sequence ATGATGATGCTGGCTTTGAGTTCAAGCATCTGGTCATTAACTCCTTGGAAAAAGGGTGCCTTCGAAACGAAGAAGTATAGAAATGTGTTCGTGGAGATGGGCTATGATGAGAAAGCTGTGAACATTCGTTTGCAGCAGGTGTTTGCCGATGTGTTTTATGGTCCTAATAGGGTGTACTTCGAAGTCAACGATTCGATGGCTTACATCTCGGATATCAAGAACCACGATGTGCGTACTGAGGGCATGAGTTATGGTATGATGATTGCCGTGCAGATGGATAAGAAGGATATCTTTGACAAACTGTGGCGTTGGGGTAAGAAATACATGCAGCATCAGGATGGTATCCGTGAGGGCTACTTCGCCTGGAGCTGTAAGATTGATGGCACACAGAACTCTGCTGGTGCTGCCTCTGACGGTGAACTGTATTATATCACGGCACTGATCTTTGCCTCTAACCGTTGGGGAAATGATACTGGTATTAACTATAAGGCTGAGGCTCAGCGTATTTTGAACTGCACCATGCCGCGTGAATATACACCGGAGCCGCGTCCAAACTTCGGCGGTTTTGGCGGTGCTCAGCGTCCTCAGCAGCCACAGGGTCCGCAGAAGATGTTCCTCGTTGACCCAGAGACGAAACTGATTACCTTCACGCCGGATGGTTTTGGCCAGCGTTATACAGACCCTTCTTACCATATCCCTGCTTTCTATGAGGTGTGGGCCAAGTGGGCCGATGATGGTCGCTCGGATTATTGGAATGAGTGTGCAGCCAAGAGTCGCGAGTTCCTGCATAAGGCTATCCATCCCGAAACGGGACTTAATCCGGATATGTGTAATTACGATGGTAGTTTGATGGAAGGCTGGGGCGGTCGCCGTAACAGTAGCAACAACTTCCGTTACGACTCATGGCGCGTGCCCATGAATATTGCGATGGACTATGAATGGAGTTGCGCCGACGGAGAGTGGCAGCGTCAGTATGGCGAGCGCATTCAGAATTTCTTCTACTCTCAGGGGGTAGATAAGTTCGTGGACCAGTATCGCGTAGATGGTAGCTTACCCGAAGAGAATGAGATTCTTCAGGCTGGTGGTTTCCGTAAGTTGCGCCATAGTATAGGTTTGGTGGCTACTACAGCTGCTGCTTCTGTTATGTGTTCGCATGACAAGAGTAAGGAGTTTGTCGATGCGTTCTGGAAGGCAGAGCACAAGCCTTTCGAGGATGGCTATTTTGATGCTTATTATGATGGACTTCTAAGACTCTTTGCCTATATGCACTTAAGCGGCAACTACCGCGTTATCTTCCCGCAGAAATAA
- a CDS encoding ATP-binding protein translates to MKLPNPIHNTHYSLSTKICLFLLPFVIGVFVYALGDLFLQSRRMLRQEAIERANCELENTVSRVGGYIKEVETISRNTKWQLLDNLTPDSLMAYTRRAVLLNLDINGCSIILEPDAFSQEGQFYSVFSTRVNDSVMTACELENSNQKKDCYRLVREYGEAQWMDPLGDNHQNEKTASEIIASFYDPIYSSEGRFVGVVSTGLSLQWLSKAMSAYKPYEHSYCMMLGKEGQFIVHPDSTILVSKTIFDDVDPLTQSDMIALGHEMMSKKKGFMRVNIDGDPCYVFYQPLEHVDWSVALVCPESDIFHYYNKLLYVLFPLLGAGLVCMFFFCRKIVAFFIKPLGTLERQTCYIADGHFDKPLESSRRTDVVGRLQNSFVVMQESLSKYVHHLERVNSETARYNEELKQANLLAEEAAKRQTAFLQDVLHQIRTPLNIIMGFVQVLRDDYTMISKDEIGEVTETMQHNAATITRIVDMLMASSAIDGRKNIELNDEVTCGAVISEVVTFYNARSPHVSDLQVDSYVNDEMQVRTNKEYLMKILNELLFNAKKFTTNGQVMLRVKTAGLMLQFIVEDHGPGIPFAYRSRIFTQFSKINSFSVGLGLGLSISKQFAVMLGGDLWLDDQYDEGARFVLEIPIK, encoded by the coding sequence ATGAAACTACCGAATCCAATTCATAATACGCATTATTCTCTCTCAACAAAGATCTGCCTATTTTTATTGCCCTTTGTTATAGGCGTCTTTGTCTATGCTCTTGGCGACTTGTTCCTACAGTCGCGTCGCATGCTGCGACAAGAGGCCATAGAACGTGCAAATTGTGAACTGGAGAATACGGTTTCGCGAGTAGGTGGCTATATAAAAGAGGTAGAGACTATCTCTCGCAATACTAAATGGCAATTGCTGGATAATCTGACGCCCGACTCGTTGATGGCCTATACGCGTAGGGCGGTATTGCTGAATCTTGATATTAATGGCTGTTCTATCATTTTAGAACCAGATGCTTTTTCTCAGGAAGGACAATTCTATTCGGTGTTCTCCACGCGTGTAAATGACTCTGTTATGACTGCGTGCGAACTGGAAAACAGTAACCAAAAAAAAGATTGCTATCGATTGGTTCGTGAATATGGAGAGGCTCAATGGATGGATCCTTTGGGTGATAATCATCAAAACGAAAAGACGGCATCGGAGATTATCGCGTCTTTTTATGATCCTATTTATTCCTCGGAAGGACGTTTCGTGGGTGTCGTCTCAACGGGTCTTTCTCTTCAATGGCTCTCGAAGGCGATGTCTGCCTATAAACCATACGAGCATTCATATTGTATGATGTTGGGTAAGGAAGGACAGTTTATTGTTCATCCCGATTCAACGATATTGGTGAGTAAGACAATCTTTGATGATGTCGATCCTCTGACACAGTCGGACATGATTGCTTTAGGTCATGAGATGATGTCAAAAAAGAAAGGTTTTATGAGGGTGAATATCGACGGCGATCCATGCTATGTGTTTTATCAGCCCCTGGAACATGTGGATTGGAGTGTTGCCTTGGTATGTCCAGAGAGTGATATCTTCCATTATTACAATAAATTGCTTTATGTTCTTTTCCCGTTGTTAGGAGCAGGCTTGGTTTGCATGTTCTTCTTCTGCAGAAAGATTGTGGCATTCTTTATTAAACCTTTAGGAACGTTGGAACGCCAGACTTGCTATATTGCTGACGGACATTTTGACAAGCCACTGGAGTCAAGTCGTCGTACTGATGTGGTGGGACGTTTGCAGAATAGTTTTGTTGTTATGCAAGAGTCTCTGTCTAAGTATGTTCATCATCTAGAGCGTGTGAACAGCGAGACGGCTCGTTATAATGAGGAACTTAAACAAGCAAACCTGTTGGCAGAAGAGGCTGCCAAACGCCAGACTGCATTCTTGCAGGATGTGCTCCATCAGATTCGCACACCGCTAAATATCATTATGGGTTTTGTGCAGGTGCTACGCGACGATTATACAATGATTTCTAAGGATGAGATTGGTGAGGTCACGGAAACTATGCAGCATAATGCTGCTACAATCACACGTATTGTTGATATGCTGATGGCATCGTCGGCTATTGATGGACGAAAAAATATTGAATTGAATGACGAGGTGACTTGTGGTGCTGTAATAAGCGAGGTCGTTACTTTCTATAATGCCCGTTCTCCCCATGTGTCCGACTTGCAGGTAGATTCGTATGTCAATGATGAGATGCAGGTGCGAACCAATAAAGAGTATCTGATGAAGATTCTTAATGAGCTGCTGTTTAATGCGAAGAAGTTTACGACCAATGGACAAGTGATGTTAAGGGTGAAGACTGCAGGTCTTATGCTGCAATTTATTGTTGAGGATCACGGCCCAGGTATTCCTTTCGCTTATCGCAGTCGGATTTTTACTCAGTTCTCAAAAATCAATAGCTTTTCTGTTGGTTTGGGTCTTGGCTTGTCTATTTCCAAACAGTTTGCCGTTATGCTTGGAGGTGATTTATGGCTCGATGACCAATATGATGAAGGTGCGCGTTTCGTGTTGGAAATACCAATCAAATAA
- the pflB gene encoding formate C-acetyltransferase, giving the protein MRKEWRGFKGTKWTEEVNLRDFIQNNYTAYEGDESFLAEPTDATNVLWGRLQELQKEERAKGGVLDMETEIVSSMTSYGPGYIDESKKDLEKVVGLQTDKPLKRAFMPFGGIKMAEQACTNYGYKPSEKLHEIFTKYCKTHNDGVFDAYTEEMKHVRHNHILTGLPDTYGRGRIVGDYRRVALYGIDFIIAEKEADKRNCGAGIMSDDVIRQREEISMQIKALKEMKAMAQIYGFDISQPANNAREAVQWLYFGYLAAIKTQNGAAMSVGRVSTFLDIYIQRDMEEGTLTESEAQELIDHLVMKFRMVKFARIPSYNELFSGDPVWATLEVGGMGMDGRHMVTKNDYRFLHTLENMGPSPEPNLTVLYSPRLTENFKKYAAMISVKTSSIQYENDEVMRPVWGDDYSICCCVSATQTGKEMQFFGARANLAKCFLYACNGGVDAKTREQVAPGFRPIKDDYLTWEELAPRFDQAMDWLAGVYVNTLNLIHYMHDKYFYEAAEMALIDTNVRRTFATGIAGFSHVVDSISAVKYAKVKMIRDEEGFNVDYVAEGDFPRYGNDDDRADEIAVWLLKTFVKKIRKHATYRNATPTCSILTITSNVVYGKYTGNLPDGRRAGTPLSPGANPSYGAEKNGLLASLNSVAKLPYEYALDGISNTQTISPNTLGQNDEERANTLVRVMDGYFSRGAHHLNVNVFGVDKLRDAMEHPEKPEYANFTIRVSGYAVKFIDLTREQQEDVIARQSHESL; this is encoded by the coding sequence ATGCGTAAAGAATGGCGTGGTTTTAAAGGAACCAAATGGACCGAGGAGGTCAATCTCAGAGACTTTATTCAGAACAACTACACAGCTTACGAAGGCGACGAGTCTTTCCTGGCTGAGCCTACTGATGCCACCAACGTGTTGTGGGGACGTCTGCAGGAGTTGCAGAAGGAAGAGCGTGCCAAGGGTGGTGTGCTCGACATGGAGACAGAAATCGTATCAAGCATGACATCTTATGGTCCTGGCTACATCGACGAGAGCAAGAAGGATCTGGAGAAGGTAGTTGGTCTGCAGACCGATAAACCCTTGAAGCGCGCCTTCATGCCTTTTGGCGGCATCAAGATGGCCGAGCAGGCTTGCACAAACTATGGTTACAAGCCTTCAGAGAAGCTGCACGAGATTTTCACTAAATATTGCAAGACCCACAATGATGGCGTATTCGATGCATACACCGAGGAGATGAAGCACGTACGTCACAACCACATTCTGACTGGTCTGCCCGACACCTATGGTCGTGGCCGTATCGTGGGTGACTACCGTCGTGTGGCTCTGTATGGTATCGACTTTATCATTGCCGAGAAGGAAGCCGACAAGCGCAACTGCGGTGCCGGCATCATGAGCGACGACGTTATCCGTCAGCGTGAGGAGATCTCAATGCAGATCAAGGCCCTGAAGGAGATGAAGGCTATGGCTCAGATCTATGGTTTCGATATCTCTCAGCCTGCCAACAACGCTCGCGAGGCTGTACAGTGGCTGTACTTCGGCTACCTGGCTGCCATCAAGACTCAGAACGGTGCTGCCATGTCGGTAGGTCGTGTATCTACATTCCTTGACATCTACATCCAGCGCGATATGGAAGAGGGTACCCTGACCGAGAGTGAGGCTCAGGAGCTCATCGACCACCTGGTAATGAAGTTCCGCATGGTTAAGTTCGCTCGTATCCCATCATACAACGAGCTCTTCTCGGGCGACCCCGTTTGGGCTACTCTCGAGGTAGGTGGTATGGGTATGGACGGACGCCACATGGTGACCAAGAACGACTACCGTTTCCTGCACACTCTGGAGAACATGGGTCCTTCACCCGAGCCTAACCTCACCGTACTTTATTCTCCTCGTCTGACCGAGAACTTCAAGAAGTACGCTGCTATGATCTCGGTTAAGACCAGCTCAATCCAGTACGAGAACGACGAGGTTATGCGTCCTGTATGGGGCGACGATTATAGCATCTGCTGCTGTGTAAGTGCTACACAGACTGGTAAGGAGATGCAGTTCTTTGGAGCACGCGCTAACCTAGCTAAGTGTTTCCTGTATGCATGTAACGGTGGTGTCGACGCCAAGACCCGCGAGCAGGTTGCTCCTGGTTTCCGCCCCATCAAGGACGATTACCTGACTTGGGAGGAGCTAGCTCCACGCTTCGACCAGGCTATGGACTGGTTGGCTGGTGTGTATGTAAACACCCTGAACCTGATTCACTACATGCACGATAAGTACTTCTACGAGGCTGCCGAGATGGCTCTGATCGATACCAACGTACGTCGTACATTCGCTACTGGTATCGCAGGTTTCTCACACGTAGTAGATTCAATCTCTGCTGTTAAGTATGCGAAAGTAAAAATGATTCGCGACGAAGAGGGCTTCAACGTTGACTATGTAGCTGAGGGCGACTTCCCACGCTACGGTAACGATGACGACCGCGCCGACGAGATTGCAGTATGGCTGCTGAAGACCTTCGTTAAGAAGATCCGTAAGCACGCTACCTATCGTAACGCTACCCCAACCTGCTCTATCCTCACCATCACCTCTAACGTGGTATATGGTAAATACACCGGTAACCTGCCCGACGGCCGTCGTGCTGGTACTCCTCTGTCACCTGGTGCTAACCCAAGCTACGGTGCCGAGAAGAACGGTCTGCTGGCATCTCTGAACTCAGTAGCTAAGCTGCCTTACGAGTATGCCCTCGACGGTATCTCTAATACTCAGACCATCAGTCCCAACACTCTGGGCCAGAACGACGAGGAGCGTGCTAACACGCTGGTTCGCGTGATGGACGGTTACTTCAGCCGTGGTGCTCACCACCTGAATGTGAACGTGTTTGGTGTAGATAAGCTGCGCGATGCTATGGAACATCCCGAGAAGCCCGAGTACGCTAACTTCACCATCCGTGTATCTGGTTACGCTGTGAAGTTCATCGACCTGACTCGCGAGCAGCAGGAGGATGTTATTGCACGTCAATCTCACGAGAGCCTGTAA
- a CDS encoding cache domain-containing protein, with protein sequence MKKWPSVIRQSLSTKLSLWLVAFVAVMLVAALFVMFMYARRAVKAEALAKSEAALDGMMQSIDNKLHEVEVAANNIHWRVEGAIDNPAALQQLTRKMLEENTSVVGCAIALDPIAWQGNGNQTMFCSYRGQDSIRVSDRFGDKPYTEQDWYVRPMVSCQREWSDPTIEPLRGGYPILGYSIPIRQNNRVVGIFVTAISLEWLSRMVEAARPFPSTHCALLTKDGDFIVHPDSTRLHSGNIYKQLAHHHDEASQQLMESMLKGESGYMSVSIYGTDCYVFYKPYRNTGWSIDIVSPKSEVFATYNRLQSFVVVIMVVSLLLLLLYCFQVIHWLMKPIRYLDLSAQRLASGRFDEPIADSLRHDEIGGLQRSFRLMQCSLANYLSEIRQHSEVLKNQTKALKKARDKAREADRLKSAFVHNTTDQLVEPVNAIASAVSVIQENSNNLDQIDVVQLTTGIADNTKKVTSLLDKIIEVSVNRTTAENETTESNS encoded by the coding sequence ATGAAGAAGTGGCCCTCTGTTATCCGTCAATCGTTATCAACAAAGTTGAGTCTTTGGTTGGTGGCTTTCGTGGCAGTCATGTTGGTGGCTGCTCTTTTTGTGATGTTTATGTATGCACGCAGGGCTGTGAAGGCCGAGGCACTGGCTAAGTCGGAGGCTGCCCTTGACGGTATGATGCAGAGCATTGACAATAAGTTGCATGAGGTTGAGGTGGCTGCGAATAATATTCATTGGCGTGTGGAGGGGGCTATTGATAACCCGGCAGCATTGCAGCAACTTACGCGTAAGATGCTAGAGGAGAATACCTCTGTCGTAGGCTGTGCCATTGCCTTGGATCCTATAGCATGGCAGGGAAATGGTAATCAAACCATGTTCTGCTCTTATAGAGGGCAAGACTCCATCAGGGTTTCTGATCGTTTTGGAGATAAACCCTACACGGAACAAGACTGGTATGTGCGCCCCATGGTTAGCTGTCAAAGAGAGTGGAGCGATCCAACGATAGAACCATTGCGAGGCGGCTATCCTATCTTAGGTTATAGTATACCAATACGTCAAAATAATCGTGTGGTTGGCATCTTTGTCACTGCCATCTCGTTGGAATGGTTGTCGCGTATGGTTGAAGCGGCTCGTCCATTCCCAAGTACTCATTGTGCGCTACTGACCAAGGATGGTGATTTTATTGTTCATCCAGACAGCACCCGTTTGCATTCCGGTAACATCTATAAGCAGTTAGCCCATCATCATGATGAAGCCTCACAGCAATTGATGGAGTCAATGTTGAAGGGTGAGAGCGGTTATATGTCGGTGAGTATTTATGGCACCGACTGTTATGTGTTCTATAAGCCTTACCGTAATACTGGTTGGAGTATCGACATTGTGAGTCCTAAGTCGGAGGTTTTTGCTACCTATAACCGCCTGCAGTCTTTTGTTGTGGTTATCATGGTTGTCAGTCTGCTGTTATTGCTTTTATACTGTTTCCAGGTGATTCACTGGCTGATGAAGCCAATCAGGTATTTGGATCTCTCTGCTCAGCGTTTGGCATCCGGCCGTTTTGATGAACCAATAGCCGATAGCCTTCGCCATGACGAGATTGGCGGACTTCAGCGCAGCTTCCGACTTATGCAATGTTCGTTGGCAAACTATCTTTCTGAGATTCGCCAACATTCTGAGGTACTTAAGAATCAGACGAAGGCCCTAAAAAAAGCTCGTGACAAGGCCCGAGAGGCCGACCGACTGAAATCCGCGTTTGTCCATAATACCACCGATCAATTGGTGGAACCTGTTAATGCCATAGCTTCTGCTGTATCTGTTATTCAGGAGAATAGTAATAACCTTGATCAGATTGATGTGGTTCAGTTGACGACAGGTATTGCAGATAACACGAAAAAAGTGACATCACTACTGGATAAAATCATTGAAGTATCAGTAAACAGAACCACTGCCGAAAATGAAACTACCGAATCCAATTCATAA